The Hyla sarda isolate aHylSar1 chromosome 3, aHylSar1.hap1, whole genome shotgun sequence genome contains the following window.
TAGATAAGGTACTGGTCAGGTGAGGCCTAAGTTTTGCTTGTTGTTGTAGGAGTGGTTGTATTGTTAGTTTTGTTTGTATATTACTGTATTGTCAATATGGAACTTGTGGAGAAGTTTGTGGAGAAGCATGCCTCTGCTAAGTACCAGACATGTGTAGATGGATCTCTGGGAGATCAGTTTTTGGCATTGAGGATGCAGTGCCAGGAATATAATGGTAACATTGATTGTAAAAAGAAAAGCAAGAAGTGGAAGAAAGAAAAGTTAGGTAATGAAATCTTATTGCTTATGAAAATTAAGGAGATAGCGGAAGAGAAGGAGACCAAGTGGCAGAATGAGAGGAGGCAGATGAAAGAGAGTTTAGATAAGATTGCAGAGTTTGTTCTTGAAATTTCTGCTGAGTCCAGTAATGAATTGGGAAATTTAAAGGCAGAAATAGAGGAATTAACCGAAAGAAACAAAGGGCTGGTGGAGTTGGCAGAGAGGTATGAGCTTAAGGTTGGCTCTAACAGGTCCCATTTATTGTCTTTAGAGAATAAGATTAGTCAGATGGAGGTGGTGATAGCTGATTTAGAAGGGCAGCTGTCTAAAGCAAGATCCCAGCTAGTCAGCCAAGAGCAGCACATCCGGTCCCTTACATTGCATAAATGTAAAGTAACAAATATCTGCACAATCTCATCTATGGATGGGGGCGAGGTAACAGGCATGGTAGCTGATAGTCCTCCAGCATTGACCATCCAGGACAGACTTCATTTGTGTAAAGTTATTGGAGAATGTAATACAAGTGAATCACCCATAACTTTATCCAATAGGTTTGAAGCTGTAGTGAAGCAGTATCACCTAGATAACAAAGATGCCTGGTCTCTGCTCCGAGCTTGGCTTCCAGGGACATTGGCAGCGCAGTTAACATCTGCCCACATAGATGATAATGACCATAGAGGTGAAGAATTCAGGAGGAAGGAGCTGCAGCGTGTTTTGGGTGGGCGAGACATTAGGGGTGAAGATGCCTTAAGAAAGTTGCGGTTCAGGCGATGTGATGATCCGGTCATGTTTTGTAATGATTATCTCTCCCTATATAAGTGTGTTTATAACTGCCCAGAAATGTCTCAGGATGATACCAATTTCCTGTATTCCATGGCAAATAGATGTAACGTAGATTACACCACAAGATTGGCGCTGAGAAATACCAGCTCCCATGAGAAATGTATCAATATTTTGAGGGACTGGTGTGAAGGGTCAGGAGACAGGAATAAGACACCCGAAAACATATCTGTTGTGTATAGACCTAGGAGGAAATGGTGGGTTAGATATTGTTACAAATGTGGGAGACCAGGACATATTAAAAGATATTGTGAGACATCTAATGTGCACCCTGAGCCTATAGACCATTCATCACAGCAGGAGGTTAGCAGCGTTCAGCCTGAGGGGGAGAATACCACCCAGAATAAAGAGGTCACACAAAGGTGTGAAGAGATGGGTGATATGGAGACTGACCCTGTTATATTTACATCAAATTCCCCAACAAAACAGTGCCCTAATGTAAATGAGGAAGAGACAAAGAAACAGAAAGACACATCCCCTTGTGAACAGCAAAAGGCAGGCATTAATATCCCAATGTACAATCCATGGGGAAATCTGCCATTTTTGCTATTCTTGAGTTGGTCACAGATTGCTCTACCCCTATTGC
Protein-coding sequences here:
- the LOC130361009 gene encoding posterior protein-like, whose protein sequence is MELVEKFVEKHASAKYQTCVDGSLGDQFLALRMQCQEYNGNIDCKKKSKKWKKEKLGNEILLLMKIKEIAEEKETKWQNERRQMKESLDKIAEFVLEISAESSNELGNLKAEIEELTERNKGLVELAERYELKVGSNRSHLLSLENKISQMEVVIADLEGQLSKARSQLVSQEQHIRSLTLHKCKVTNICTISSMDGGEVTGMVADSPPALTIQDRLHLCKVIGECNTSESPITLSNRFEAVVKQYHLDNKDAWSLLRAWLPGTLAAQLTSAHIDDNDHRGEEFRRKELQRVLGGRDIRGEDALRKLRFRRCDDPVMFCNDYLSLYKCVYNCPEMSQDDTNFLYSMANRCNVDYTTRLALRNTSSHEKCINILRDWCEGSGDRNKTPENISVVYRPRRKWWVRYCYKCGRPGHIKRYCETSNVHPEPIDHSSQQEVSSVQPEGENTTQNKEVTQRCEEMGDMETDPVIFTSNSPTKQCPNVNEEETKKQKDTSPCEQQKAGINIPMYNPWGNLPFLLFLSWSQIALPLLLNSSAQSANMCW